The Megalobrama amblycephala isolate DHTTF-2021 linkage group LG7, ASM1881202v1, whole genome shotgun sequence genome window below encodes:
- the ptmab gene encoding prothymosin alpha-B, translating into MADTKVDSATEISAKDLKEKKLLEEKENGKDATNGKENEENGEPEIDDEEDDEVDEEDEEEGEGDEDEDEDEDDDELGGGTKRAAEDDDEDDEDDVDPKKQKTDDDD; encoded by the exons ATGGCCGATACGAAGGTTGACTCCGCGACAGAAATCTCCGCAAAG gACCTGAAAGAAAAGAAGCTCCTTGAGGAGAAGGAAAATGGAAAAGATGCCACTAATGGAAAG GAGAATGAAGAAAACGGAGAGCCTGAAATTGATGATGAAGAAGACGATGAGGTagatgaggaagatgaagagGAAGGAGAGG GTGATGAGGATGAGGACGAGGATGAAGATGACGACGAGCTAGGTGGAGGAACAAAACGGGCTGCTGAAGATGACGATGAAGATGATGAG GATGACGTCGACCCCAAGAAGCAGAAGACGGATGATGATGATTAA